Part of the Solanum pennellii chromosome 10, SPENNV200 genome is shown below.
ATGTTGTCATGatacaacaataacatactcaTTATAGTTCCACTATGGGGAGAGTGGGTTGTACACAGCCATTATCGCTACCTTTGAAGCTTCCTTCATTTGTTGGTGTTGTGAATAGTCTTAGACTAAGGTAAAGCAGACGCATAGACTTTATTTTCTGGTAGAGTGTGAAACAGATGCTTGGCACTAAAGTTCGATTGAGGAAAGACTACAATTAGCCAGTTATTATACTTTAATCTGGGATTAGTTTTTTCAGTTTAGTGGTAAAAAAGGTGAATGTTTTCAACAATAGCCAGGGTAAACAAGAAGGCTTATAAGTTATAGCATCATTTTTGTGTTGGTTACACAAAGTTCGATTATTAAGTTCCTGCATATTATGTAATTGGCCAAATAATCAGGCTTTCAATTGGCAATTTGTATGCTAATAGCTTTGAAATGATGCTATTATTGTACCGTTGTTAGCATTGAATCTTTCCTGTGGCAAATGCTTATCAATATGTGGATTCATGTACCAGGAGTTTTGCTGATGGTTTCCCAAATCTCTTTATAAACAATGCACATGATATCCGCGGGCAGCATGTTGCTTTTCTAGCATCTTTCAGCTCACCTGCAGTCATCTTTGAACAGCTTTCTGTGATATTCGCACTTCCAAGGCTGTTTGTCGCCTCATTTACACTTGTGTTACCTTTCTTCCCAACTGGTACCTTTGAGAGGATGGAGGAAGAAGGAGATGTGGCCACTGCATTTACCATGGCcagaataatatcaaatattccAATATCAAGGGGTGGTCCAACCAGCTTAGTTATCTATGACATACATGCATTGCAGGTTGATTTAGTTGTACATTTTGTATTCACGTTGCTCTCTTATTTGATGTGATTGTCGCTTTGGCTATTTGTATCCTAGATTCTTTAGTTTGATTGGTAATTGGAGTTTGCAATCCTTTGGAAGCAtgacttctttttctttcacgTAATCATGTTAGATATCCTATTTTAGCTTTTAGGCTATGCTCTTTTTGTGTGTGTTCCCAGAGAAGTCCATAGTTATACTGCAAATTTCATCTTTCTAATGGTGAAATACTTCTCTCTGTTCTGTAGGAGAGGTTCTATTTTGGAGATCATGTGCTGCCTCTGTTTGAGACTGGAATTCCACTGCTGAAGCAACGTCTTCAGCAACTTCCTAACTCTGAAAAGGTGGGCTGGAGTCCTACTGGgcttttttgtatgttttttcaataaattatctTGATTGTAGTGACATTctaatgtcattttattttccaGATAGTTATAGCCTTTCCTGATGATGGAGCTTGGAAGAGGTTTCACAAGCAACTAGTTCATTATCCCACTGTtagttaaaaattataattttctacTTTGGTTTCTGCCTGTTACCCAATCTTGAACTTTTGTATAATCAGCAGATTATGTCATTTAGGTTATCTGCACTAAAGTGCGTGAAGGTGATAAGAGAATCGTCAGGCTAAAAGAGGGTAATCCTGCTGGCTGTCATGTGGTCATTGTTGACGATTTGGTCCAGTCTGGAGGTACCCTAATTGAATGCCAGGTACTACTGCCTCTTTAGATCTGATAAGGGTTTGTAATATATTTGTCAAGTGTACTTAAATGTGTCTactccccagatgtgacaatACTTTGAAACTTTTTAACACCTCTTGGTCCAGCTGGTTTGTTTAGCAAATCTTCATCTCATGGAACTCTGGTTTTACCGTGTTCTTTACTCTTATTTATGTACTAGTTCTCGAACACGTATGTTGCACGTGTATCCCATGTTATTTAATACCAAACATTtcaaatgatataattattttagaataattgatgcattatacaatatttaaagggtaaaaatgatgtttctgGTAAAACATTCAACTAAGGTTGCAACTTGCAAAGATCAATAGAATCTGAAGAATTTCTGATTGTAttgataaaaactttttcttttaatcatgtgggatacactatatttattggtaaaaaaaaaaagattacttCAATTATATGATTGTCAAGATTGCCAAATATCTAACACTATATGtccataaaaaatgaaaaaaaaatgaccaaTGAATAAAAGATTACATAAGAACTATAAGATGTGAAAATATAAAGTGTAATGGACtaatattttctattcaatttataaagagagaaattgtgtatatgaaaggttgtgaatgAATGTATTTAATTGTAGAGCTAAAAAGTTTAGCAATTAAAGTCATTAAgaagtgaaaaataataaattgtgaCATCTAACCATGTATTCTcttcaattaaatattaatattgtatGAATCTCTCCATATGCTCTAACCTTCTCTCTTCATATGCTCCAatgtttaagtttttttaatctaaaacgGTAATTGTTTTAAGTGCTCAAAATTCAgcaattaagaagaaaaattgttaaTGCAACTCAATGATAATGGCAAAAGGAATACTCATAAATGCACTTCAAATTATTACGGTAACATTTTAGTGGTATGTAAAAAGTTTTCTGTTATGGAACTTAAAGtactatttaataataatagggataatgcacaagtacccctcaacctatgcccgaaatctgagagacacacttatactatactaaggtcctattacccccctgaacttattttattaataattttctaccccttttcgtcctacgtggcactatcttgtgggtccaacgctggttgacttttttttttcaagctagtgccacgtaggccgaaaaggggtaaaaaattacttatatagtaagttcagggggtaataggaccttcatatagtataagtgtgtctctgggatttcgggcataggttgagggggtacttgtgcattttcccataATAATATAATGGTATTATTGTAGTAACTCAACTATATATGGGTTATTT
Proteins encoded:
- the LOC107002708 gene encoding ribose-phosphate pyrophosphokinase 4; the protein is MSRTSLDIIHQIAVGLKPSVCFSQSLCYCGVLMENSVMKKMKKQVLLYYCVEMEDVARKIASESDSITLHSINWRSFADGFPNLFINNAHDIRGQHVAFLASFSSPAVIFEQLSVIFALPRLFVASFTLVLPFFPTGTFERMEEEGDVATAFTMARIISNIPISRGGPTSLVIYDIHALQERFYFGDHVLPLFETGIPLLKQRLQQLPNSEKIVIAFPDDGAWKRFHKQLVHYPTVICTKVREGDKRIVRLKEGNPAGCHVVIVDDLVQSGGTLIECQKVLAAHGASKVSAYVTHGIFPNRSWERFLHKNDGSEKAFTYFWTTDSCPHTVKAVANKAPFEVISLAGSIADALQI